A stretch of Ischnura elegans chromosome 4, ioIscEleg1.1, whole genome shotgun sequence DNA encodes these proteins:
- the LOC124157162 gene encoding coiled-coil domain-containing protein 97: MSDVEHSEYEIGDKITEETCNIKEKNELVVVHDVTDEMGCEETSVASGQQDILLNDLLDSLAGSSAHFKSQQIGDPELTFHQKRSIADELLKRNPGQFLSRFGTNIKVSHLEYFSPMKGDYEVDFYLKKLHRFHSKKLSEVDVKNRRFEAMQKLISEGSYFSEEEMKNRNPLLYEQLIGQHLTSEERNERAKDYSKMTYVGYLMDRMDRDSRNELQQKQQDEEDGAIEELDTDDESSMDEDDGDVDRELSEKEKNVLRQEFLNSMYDSFLEGKDRDFDYSSVDFNTDYDNHKDMEQDDEEKYFDAESPESLKGENDQPDETIPEEDDELDAYMSTLSS, translated from the exons ATGTCCGATGTAGAGCACTCGGAGTATGAAATTGGTGATAAAATAACGGAGGAAACTTGTAACATTAAAGAGAAAAACGAATTAGTGGTCGTGCATGATGTAACTGACGAAATGGGCTGCGAAGAGACATCTGTCGCTTCGGGTCAACAAGACATTTTACTGAATGATTTGCTGGATTCTCTCGCTGGCAGTAGTGCCCATTTTAAGAGTCAGCAAATCGGAGATCCAGAATTAACTTTTCATCAAAAGAGGTCAATAGCCGATGAGTTGCTTAAACGAAATCCTGGTCAATTTCTTTCCCGTTTTGGTACCAACATAAAGGTATCTCATTTGGAATATTTCTCTCCTATGAAAGGAGATTATGAGGTGGATTTTTATCTCAAGAAGCTTCACAGGTTTCACAGCAAGAAGTTAAGTGAAGTGGATGTGAAAAACAGGCGATTTGAGGCAATGCAGAAGTTGATAAGTGAAGGTTCTTATTTTAGTGAAGAGGAGATGAAGAATAGAAATCCTCTCCTGTATGAGCAACTAATTGGTCAGCACTTGACTAGTGAAGAGAGGAACGAAAGAGCTAAGGACTATTCCAAAATGAC ATATGTGGGATACCTCATGGATCGTATGGACCGTGACTCCCGAAATGAACTGCAACAGAAGCAACAAGATGAAGAAGACGGAGCTATTGAAGAACTTGATACAGATGATGAAAGCTCAATGGATGAAGATGATGGTGATGTAGACAGGGAACTTTCAGAAAAGGAAAAGAATGTGCTGCGTCAAGAATTTTTGAACAGCATGTATGATAGTTTTCTTGAAGGCAAAGACCGTGATTTTGATTACAG CTCTGTTGATTTTAACACTGACTATGATAACCACAAAGACATGGAGCAGGATGATGAGGAAAAGTATTTTGACGCTGAATCACCGGAATCTCTTAAAGGAGAAAATGACCAGCCGGATGAAACTATTCCTGAGGAAGATGATGAATTGGATGCCTACATGAGCACCCTGAGTAGCTAA
- the LOC124157283 gene encoding mucin-1, whose amino-acid sequence MAQGKRRKEGLPSPAVAMGIADMAMALALIATLSCFSQVSANTKRINLPIPLERNALRNKDAGTVPTDTRVRRSPRGLFSPRLEYDEWTPLGRGDPLKNDPTYDYVPPVLERVHYWMDPSSRTPDVPQPTLASALPPTPPSAPTTPASAPDHLRPQNAQPPAHPTTVVVYPANGKHSTTPGAAVADARLDAHPFLTFVDGPKFTPKQPPQAPPTLPPYRRVSHYGEFRPLSTHQPHKHHGPSPPPPRHPAPGQHPYRMSQPYYTPTRHTHHHSSHLQIGQLEEGEFDLSTAPGQLPTPLQMLVPPPLPGNEPPVPFVQHNLLLQEQTRTTSGQTLTPPEMQKPSPATVPDPKTTPVYPVFTAPTTHPPRVVIPTHPPTEPPTTEATTQEPELEALTTLEVKEPEQFMVPPPNDPESPVPDFSGATVEIQESVDLSTSTIPSSTGTDKWTGGTQSIQFDQPSTPLFPQTSQSTQQSISTTFETEPPTTTTPILYVTFPPSTTTQAPATTTPPTPPTSTTPSLTTDPLFSHYKQPSAPLRGPMYLIIEGHSKVKTYGAGKNSIHGIPIVGSGEKEAVDDRSKGGPRRRAGSGRSLWAEEDPASIGILPPPETDPSENDVLREEWVAASRKKHGVFVVPPWGTPRRHEGGEMPIGPRAMTQQEDDDSED is encoded by the exons ATGGCccaaggaaaaagaagaaaggaaggaCTTCCCTCCCCTGCGGTTGCCATGGGGATCGCCGACATGGCAATGGCGTTGGCACTGATTGCCACGCTCTCCTGTTTCTCCCAAGTCTCTGCCAACACGAAGAGGATCAACCTGCCAATACCCCTCGAGAGAAATGCGCTGAGGAACAAAGACG CAGGGACAGTGCCCACGGACACGAGAGTCCGGAGGTCACCGAGGGGTCTCTTCTCGCCTCGCCTGGAGTACGACGAGTGGACGCCGCTGGGCAGGGGAGATCCGCTCAAGAACGACCCCACCTACGACTACGTGCCGCCCGTCCTGGAGCGGGTGCACTACTGGATGGACCCCTCGTCCCGCACCCCGGACGTGCCGCAGCCGACCCTCGCCTCCGCCCTGCCCCCGAcgcccccctccgcccccaccaCCCCCGCGTCCGCCCCCGACCACCTCCGCCCCCAGAACGCCCAACCGCCGGCCCACCCCACCACGGTGGTCGTCTACCCAGCCAACGGAAAGCACTCGACGACCCCGGGGGCCGCTGTGGCGGACGCCCGCCTCGACGCGCATCCCTTCCTCACGTTCGTCGACGGCCCAAAGTTCACCCCCAAGCAACCCCCGCAGGCGCCGCCGACGCTGCCCCCGTACCGCAGGGTCTCGCACTACGGGGAGTTCCGGCCGTTGTCAACGCACCAGCCGCACAAGCACCACGGGCCGTCGCCTCCGCCTCCGAGGCACCCGGCACCCGGACAGCACCCGTACCGCATGTCGCAGCCTTACTACACCCCCACCAGGCACACCCATCACCACTCGTCGCACCTGCAG ATTGGGCAACTCGAGGAAGGAGAGTTCGACCTCTCGACGGCGCCTGGTCAGCTTCCCACCCCGCTGCAGATGCTAGTACCCCCACCCCTGCCAGGCAACGAACCCCCGGTCCCATTCGTGCAGCACAACCTTCTCCTGCAGGAGCAGACGAGGACCACAAGCGGTCAGACGCTGACCCCGCCCGAGATGCAGAAGCCAAGCCCGGCGACCGTGCCAGACCCCAAAACCACGCCCGTCTACCCTGTGTTCACCGCGCCTACCACCCACCCCCCCAGGGTCGTCATCCCCACTCATCCCCCAACCGAACCTCCTACCACCGAGGCCACGACACAGGAGCCCGAGTTGGAAGCCCTGACCACCCTGGAAGTCAAGGAACCAGAGCAGTTCATGGTGCCACCTCCCAACGACCCGGAGAGCCCAGTGCCGGACTTCAGCGGGGCGACAGTCGAGATCCAGGAGAGTGTGGACCTAAGCACCTCCACCATACCCTCCTCGACCGGGACGGACAAGTGGACAGGAGGCACCCAGAGCATCCAATTCGACCAGCCGAGCACTCCGCTGTTCCCCCAAACGAGCCAATCGACGCAGCAGTCGATCTCGACGACCTTCGAGACGGAACCTCCGACAACCACCACTCCGATCCTGTACGTCACGTTCCCACCGTCGACGACCACCCAAGCGCCTGCTACGACCACGCCCCCCACCCCGCCAACCTCCACCACGCCGTCCCTGACGACAGACCCCCTGTTCTCCCACTACAAGCAGCCGTCGGCACCCCTCAGGGGCCCCATGTACCTCATCATAGAGGGGCACTCGAAGGTGAAGACGTACGGAGCCGGCAAGAACTCCATCCACGGCATCCCGATAGTGGGGAGCGGGGAGAAGGAGGCGGTGGACGACCGCAGCAAGGGCGGGCCGAGGCGCCGCGCCGGCTCGGGCAGGTCCCTGTGGGCCGAGGAGGACCCTGCCTCGATCGGGATCCTGCCGCCGCCAGAGACGGACCCGTCCGAGAACGACGTCCTCAGGGAGGAGTGGGTCGCGGCATCGCGGAAGAAGCACGGAGTGTTCGTGGTACCGCCGTGGGGCACGCCGAGGAGACACGAGGGCGGAGAGATGCCCATTGGCCCCAGGGCCATGACGCAACAAGAAGACGACGATTCGGAAGATTAG